One genomic region from Gemmobacter sp. 24YEA27 encodes:
- a CDS encoding ABC transporter permease, giving the protein MSDTSLTTPARAGRDWLWMLGLLIGPLLAALALGALILITMGVNPLDYYAFVVERSIFRPSGLEATLTRMGPLLLIAASLIVAFRAGIWNLGGDGQFLLAAVLVAALTPLMFAAGMPVWLVLATGLVIGAVIGAAWSVLPAILKACQGINEIITTLMMSFLGVSFANVLVKLAFLDPATTTPQTRTLPVEARLPRLFDTTVSSGLIIGLVVVILVHLMMTRTAFGMRLRIVGANPRAAIHAGLSVPKLTIAVFAISAALAGLSGAVDILGTQGNVRADWNPAYSLTVVPLVFLARLNGFGSIAYVFLFSALTIGGESAARRLGVPSFFSLVIVALLLITLGLAEYADKRRRARARD; this is encoded by the coding sequence ATGAGCGACACAAGCCTGACCACGCCGGCGCGCGCGGGCCGCGACTGGCTCTGGATGTTGGGCCTTTTGATCGGGCCTTTGCTGGCGGCACTGGCGCTTGGCGCGCTGATCCTGATTACGATGGGGGTCAACCCGCTGGATTACTACGCTTTTGTGGTAGAACGCTCGATTTTCAGACCCTCGGGGCTGGAAGCGACACTGACCCGGATGGGGCCGCTGCTTCTGATTGCAGCGAGCCTGATCGTTGCCTTCCGGGCCGGGATCTGGAATCTCGGCGGCGACGGGCAGTTTCTGTTGGCCGCCGTGCTGGTCGCCGCGCTGACGCCGCTGATGTTTGCCGCCGGTATGCCGGTCTGGCTGGTTCTGGCCACGGGCCTTGTCATCGGGGCGGTGATTGGCGCCGCCTGGTCGGTGCTGCCGGCGATCCTCAAGGCCTGTCAGGGCATCAATGAAATCATCACCACGCTGATGATGAGCTTTCTGGGCGTCTCTTTCGCCAATGTGCTGGTGAAGCTTGCGTTTCTCGACCCCGCCACCACCACGCCGCAGACAAGGACGCTGCCGGTCGAGGCGCGGCTGCCGCGTCTTTTCGACACGACGGTTTCTTCGGGGCTGATCATCGGGCTGGTCGTGGTGATCCTCGTGCATCTGATGATGACGCGGACGGCCTTCGGGATGCGCTTGCGGATCGTGGGGGCGAACCCGCGCGCGGCGATCCATGCCGGGCTGTCGGTTCCGAAACTGACCATCGCGGTCTTTGCGATTTCCGCCGCGCTTGCGGGCCTGTCGGGCGCGGTCGATATTCTTGGAACGCAAGGCAATGTGCGCGCCGACTGGAACCCGGCCTATAGCCTGACCGTGGTGCCGCTGGTCTTCCTGGCGCGGCTGAACGGGTTCGGATCCATCGCCTATGTCTTCCTCTTTTCCGCCCTGACCATCGGCGGAGAAAGTGCTGCGCGCCGCCTCGGTGTCCCGAGCTTCTTCTCGCTCGTCATCGTGGCGCTGTTGCTGATCACCCTCGGCCTTGCCGAATATGCCGACAAGCGCCGCCGCGCGCGTGCCAGAGACTGA
- a CDS encoding ABC transporter substrate-binding protein, which produces MSMNRRQALGAFGAATALSLTSAHAFAQEGPITVSALYDQSGGLESYGQPIVDALRFAVDEQNAKGGLLGREVKLSIYDPQSNMQLYAQFARQAALSDKPAVVFAGITSASREVVRPIMRQFNTLYFYANQYEGGVCDRNMFATGVTPGQTVEKLVDYSVKNNGGKVYIVAADYNYGQIIADWVKKYTADHGGEVLGVEFFPMDVTDFKTSISKIQAAKPDYVWSALVGGAHISFYRQWKAAGMLGKIPMSSTTFAGGNEHVILTPAESDGIMVCQNYLQELDNPLNQQFVADFHAKFGADYPYITELGMGAYQGFRLWAAGVEKAGTTDRLSVIEALETGISLDAPSGRVTIDPKTHHTTMDVHIARVENGGLIPVETFEQQPPADTALVCDLIANPDDNQQYVIDF; this is translated from the coding sequence ATGTCCATGAACCGCCGTCAGGCGTTGGGCGCCTTTGGCGCTGCAACTGCCCTCAGCCTCACCTCGGCCCATGCCTTTGCGCAGGAGGGGCCGATCACGGTATCCGCCCTTTACGACCAGTCGGGGGGGCTCGAATCCTACGGCCAGCCCATCGTTGACGCGCTGCGCTTTGCCGTAGATGAGCAAAATGCAAAGGGCGGGCTGCTGGGGCGTGAGGTGAAACTCAGCATCTATGATCCGCAGTCGAATATGCAGCTTTACGCGCAGTTCGCCCGTCAGGCAGCGCTGTCTGATAAACCGGCGGTGGTCTTTGCCGGTATCACCTCGGCCTCGCGCGAAGTGGTCCGCCCGATCATGCGGCAGTTCAACACGCTTTACTTTTACGCCAACCAGTATGAGGGCGGCGTCTGCGACCGCAACATGTTCGCAACCGGCGTGACCCCGGGTCAGACCGTTGAAAAGCTGGTCGACTATTCGGTCAAGAACAATGGCGGCAAGGTCTACATCGTCGCCGCCGATTACAACTATGGCCAGATCATCGCCGATTGGGTCAAGAAATACACCGCCGATCACGGTGGCGAGGTGCTGGGCGTCGAGTTCTTCCCGATGGATGTGACCGATTTCAAGACCTCGATCTCGAAGATCCAGGCGGCAAAACCCGATTATGTCTGGTCGGCACTGGTCGGCGGCGCGCATATCTCCTTCTATCGCCAGTGGAAGGCGGCGGGGATGCTGGGCAAGATCCCGATGTCCTCGACCACCTTCGCGGGCGGCAATGAGCATGTGATCCTGACGCCTGCGGAATCCGATGGTATCATGGTCTGCCAGAACTATCTGCAGGAGCTGGACAATCCGCTGAACCAGCAGTTCGTCGCTGATTTCCACGCGAAATTCGGCGCGGATTACCCCTATATCACCGAGCTGGGCATGGGCGCCTATCAGGGCTTCCGTCTCTGGGCGGCGGGCGTTGAAAAGGCGGGAACCACCGACCGGCTTTCGGTGATCGAGGCGCTGGAGACTGGCATTTCGCTGGATGCCCCCAGCGGGCGCGTCACCATCGATCCGAAAACCCATCACACCACGATGGATGTGCATATCGCGCGGGTCGAAAACGGCGGCCTGATTCCGGTCGAGACGTTTGAGCAGCAGCCTCCGGCTGACACCGCCCTGGTCTGCGACCTGATCGCAAACCCGGATGACAACCAGCAATACGTCATCGATTTCTAA
- a CDS encoding ABC transporter ATP-binding protein: MQASVGAMADASSATPGPVVALKGVTKRYPGVIANNNVSASIYAGEVHVLLGENGAGKSTLVGMLSGLQQPDEGHIEIAAKRVTVTSPRHALSLGIGTVFQHSMLVPSLSVVDNFTLGGAWWKRPDREGQAARILETAARLGLRVDPFALVATLSLGERQQVEILRALMRGSRCLILDEATAMLTPQEAVSLGELMRRLVAEGLAIIFITHKLNEALAYGDRISVLRLGKNAGEIGPEELRAHTDAENTARIIALMFGSGAEQGEAAMRALRTPGPVVLEVAGLTAGSGRIPLQNMTFAVHQGEIFGIAGIDGNGQKELAEALSGQVPSRGSVRLNGREIGALTVGGRRAAGLRYVTDDRLGEGTVATFPVAVNFLLKEIGSSPFWKKGVEKPQAIRAQAEDHVKKFDIRTPGVQTPVGKLSGGNIQKVLLARELTGAAEAVIFAKPTYGLDVQNIRATRARIRDAAEAGKAVLLISTDLDELLELADRIAVIDRGRICGIVENGPGARDAIGRLMSAGDSA, encoded by the coding sequence ATGCAGGCATCTGTAGGGGCGATGGCGGATGCGTCATCTGCAACCCCCGGCCCGGTTGTTGCGCTGAAAGGCGTGACGAAAAGATATCCGGGCGTGATCGCCAATAACAATGTCAGCGCCAGTATTTACGCAGGCGAGGTCCATGTTCTTCTTGGCGAAAACGGAGCGGGGAAATCGACCCTGGTCGGCATGCTGTCCGGGCTGCAACAGCCCGATGAGGGGCATATCGAGATCGCGGCGAAGCGCGTTACCGTAACCTCGCCGCGCCATGCATTGTCATTGGGCATCGGCACGGTGTTTCAGCATTCGATGCTGGTGCCGTCGCTGTCGGTTGTCGATAATTTCACCCTTGGCGGTGCCTGGTGGAAGCGCCCCGACCGCGAGGGCCAGGCGGCGCGCATCCTTGAGACCGCCGCGCGGCTTGGCCTGCGGGTCGATCCTTTCGCTCTGGTCGCGACTTTGTCGCTTGGCGAACGCCAGCAGGTCGAGATCCTGCGCGCATTGATGCGGGGTTCGCGCTGTCTGATCCTTGATGAGGCGACTGCGATGCTGACGCCGCAGGAGGCGGTGTCGCTGGGGGAACTCATGCGCCGTCTGGTGGCAGAGGGGCTGGCGATCATCTTCATCACCCATAAGCTGAATGAGGCGCTGGCTTATGGTGACCGGATTTCAGTGCTGCGGTTGGGGAAAAATGCGGGCGAGATCGGGCCGGAGGAATTGCGCGCGCATACGGATGCTGAAAACACGGCCCGGATCATCGCGCTGATGTTCGGCAGCGGCGCGGAGCAGGGCGAGGCGGCGATGCGCGCGCTGCGCACGCCTGGGCCGGTCGTGCTGGAGGTCGCAGGCCTGACCGCCGGATCTGGCCGTATCCCATTGCAAAATATGACATTCGCGGTGCATCAGGGCGAGATTTTCGGCATCGCGGGGATTGACGGCAATGGGCAAAAAGAACTGGCGGAGGCGTTGTCAGGCCAGGTGCCCTCGCGCGGGTCGGTGCGGCTGAACGGGCGCGAGATCGGCGCGCTGACCGTCGGCGGCCGCCGCGCGGCGGGGCTGCGCTATGTGACCGATGACCGGCTGGGCGAGGGCACCGTCGCCACTTTCCCGGTCGCGGTGAATTTCCTTCTGAAAGAGATAGGGTCTTCGCCCTTCTGGAAGAAAGGGGTCGAGAAACCGCAGGCGATCCGCGCCCAGGCCGAAGACCATGTGAAGAAATTCGACATCCGCACCCCGGGCGTTCAGACCCCGGTGGGCAAGCTCTCGGGCGGCAATATCCAGAAAGTGCTTCTGGCGCGCGAGCTGACGGGTGCTGCCGAGGCGGTGATTTTCGCCAAGCCAACCTATGGTCTTGATGTGCAGAATATCCGCGCGACCCGCGCCCGCATCCGTGACGCGGCCGAGGCGGGGAAGGCCGTCCTGCTGATCTCGACCGATCTCGATGAACTGCTGGAGCTGGCCGACCGTATCGCGGTGATCGACCGGGGCCGCATCTGCGGCATTGTGGAAAACGGACCCGGCGCGCGCGACGCCATTGGCCGGCTGATGAGCGCGGGAGACAGCGCATGA
- a CDS encoding branched-chain amino acid ABC transporter permease, whose translation MVGLALEWLVIRHLYGRMIDTMLATWGISLALIGGMTMLVGNTTTGIPTPLPSVSIGDYSVSGYVIFLIALALAVFAGLFCLFKLTTFGLQARATTQNAEMVAALGGKPRRIYALTFGLGAALAGLGGAALAPLTGVIPTIGASYIAKSFITVISGGAAVIAGNLSASVLFGSVGQIFTYVFTPVIGEVALLLTAIVLIRILPQGITGRFFRRSI comes from the coding sequence ATGGTCGGCCTGGCGCTGGAATGGCTGGTCATCCGTCACCTTTACGGGCGGATGATTGATACCATGCTGGCAACCTGGGGGATCAGCCTTGCACTGATCGGTGGCATGACCATGCTGGTGGGCAATACGACCACGGGGATTCCGACGCCGCTTCCAAGCGTCAGCATCGGCGACTACTCCGTCAGCGGCTATGTGATCTTTCTGATCGCGCTGGCGCTGGCGGTGTTCGCCGGGCTGTTTTGCCTGTTCAAACTGACAACCTTTGGCCTGCAGGCGCGGGCTACTACGCAAAATGCCGAAATGGTTGCAGCCCTTGGCGGCAAGCCGCGCCGGATCTATGCGCTGACCTTCGGCCTGGGGGCCGCGCTTGCGGGACTTGGCGGGGCCGCCCTTGCGCCGCTGACCGGGGTGATACCGACCATCGGTGCCTCTTACATCGCAAAGTCGTTCATCACGGTGATTTCGGGCGGGGCGGCGGTGATCGCCGGCAACCTCTCGGCCTCGGTCCTCTTTGGGTCGGTGGGGCAGATCTTCACCTATGTCTTCACCCCGGTGATCGGTGAGGTCGCGCTTTTGCTTACTGCCATCGTGCTGATCCGCATCCTGCCGCAGGGCATCACCGGCCGCTTCTTCAGGAGGTCGATCTGA
- a CDS encoding aldose 1-epimerase family protein — protein sequence MTERISLENGSVTAEIAVMGAELRSLKHGPREVLWQADPAFWGQSSPLLFPICGRAIDNRVSVDGVDYPMTIHGFAMESRFTLVESTPDSCTFALVADETSRRLYPFAFRLEQSYRLEADRLDCRTRVENTGTRPMPFSFGYHPGFALPLPGVAGAHEVRLLNGAAPAPAEQRENFLTGGQIATPFEAGRLEIRDETFFPSSSIILARGAGEGLFYGSGDRGLVIRWQGLENLVLWRPQQAGFLCVEPWQGLPGQIGAGPELAARPFSLTLAQGETREFGLSVDMAAL from the coding sequence ATGACTGAGAGGATCAGCCTTGAGAATGGCTCTGTGACGGCGGAAATCGCTGTTATGGGGGCCGAGCTGCGATCGTTGAAACACGGCCCGCGCGAGGTATTGTGGCAGGCCGACCCGGCATTCTGGGGCCAGTCGAGCCCGCTGCTCTTCCCGATCTGTGGCCGGGCGATCGACAATCGCGTCAGCGTTGACGGGGTCGATTATCCGATGACCATCCATGGCTTCGCGATGGAAAGCCGGTTCACGCTGGTTGAAAGCACTCCCGACAGCTGCACTTTCGCCCTCGTGGCCGATGAAACCAGCCGCCGTCTCTATCCTTTCGCGTTCCGGCTGGAGCAGAGCTACCGGCTGGAAGCCGACCGGCTTGACTGCCGGACACGGGTTGAAAACACCGGCACCCGGCCGATGCCCTTCAGCTTTGGCTATCACCCCGGCTTTGCCCTGCCCTTGCCGGGTGTGGCTGGCGCTCATGAGGTGCGGCTCCTGAACGGTGCCGCGCCCGCGCCTGCGGAACAGCGCGAGAATTTCCTGACCGGCGGTCAGATTGCCACACCATTTGAAGCCGGGCGGCTGGAGATCCGGGACGAGACCTTCTTCCCGTCCTCCTCGATCATCCTCGCCCGGGGTGCAGGCGAGGGGCTGTTTTACGGCTCGGGCGACCGGGGGCTGGTGATCCGCTGGCAGGGCCTGGAGAATCTGGTCCTCTGGCGCCCGCAGCAGGCCGGGTTTCTCTGTGTTGAGCCCTGGCAGGGCCTGCCCGGCCAGATTGGCGCCGGGCCAGAGCTGGCAGCGCGGCCCTTCAGCCTTACCCTGGCCCAGGGTGAGACGCGCGAGTTCGGTCTTTCGGTCGATATGGCGGCGCTTTAA
- a CDS encoding ABC transporter permease, whose translation MFTETFLITLFLGAVMAGIPLLLAGLGEQLSEKAGVLNIGLEGMILAGAYAGFLTAWASGSSALGFAGGAGAGALVASLMVVFCVILGLNQIVIGIALTLLVQGLTALLHFVQFSRSYPRLDGMQSWRIPGLADIPVLGPMFFSHNPVVYLAVILVAVFAWIYRMTHLGSALQAAGDKPAALDAAGVDVIRTRALAVLTTGALAGLGGAFMSVAVAGVFIPFMSHGNGFIAIVLAMLARGRPLWVLGGALLFGASLSMTTALQVAGVNVPVDVIQMLPFAMVMLVLLVAGRKASLPAALGESFERGAR comes from the coding sequence ATGTTCACGGAAACCTTCCTCATCACGCTTTTCCTTGGCGCCGTCATGGCGGGGATCCCGCTATTGCTTGCGGGCCTCGGTGAGCAGCTTTCGGAAAAAGCGGGGGTGCTGAATATCGGCCTTGAGGGCATGATCCTCGCCGGGGCCTATGCCGGGTTCCTCACCGCCTGGGCCAGCGGAAGTTCCGCCCTTGGTTTTGCCGGCGGCGCGGGGGCGGGGGCGCTGGTGGCAAGCCTGATGGTGGTGTTTTGCGTCATCCTGGGGCTGAACCAGATCGTGATTGGCATCGCGCTGACCTTGCTGGTGCAGGGGCTCACCGCTTTGTTGCATTTCGTGCAATTCTCGCGATCCTATCCCAGGCTTGACGGGATGCAGAGCTGGCGCATCCCCGGCCTCGCCGATATCCCGGTCCTCGGGCCGATGTTCTTCAGCCATAATCCGGTGGTCTATCTTGCGGTCATCCTGGTCGCGGTTTTCGCCTGGATCTACCGCATGACCCATCTCGGATCGGCTTTGCAGGCGGCGGGCGACAAACCTGCGGCGCTGGATGCGGCTGGCGTCGATGTGATCCGCACCCGCGCGCTGGCGGTGCTGACCACCGGAGCACTGGCCGGCCTTGGCGGGGCCTTCATGTCAGTTGCAGTGGCGGGCGTCTTCATTCCCTTCATGAGCCATGGCAATGGCTTCATCGCCATCGTGCTTGCGATGCTGGCGCGGGGACGCCCGCTCTGGGTGCTGGGCGGCGCGCTCTTGTTTGGCGCAAGCCTTTCGATGACAACCGCGCTTCAGGTCGCGGGCGTCAATGTGCCGGTCGATGTGATCCAGATGCTGCCCTTCGCCATGGTCATGCTGGTGCTGCTGGTCGCCGGCCGCAAGGCGAGCCTGCCCGCAGCCCTTGGCGAAAGCTTTGAGCGCGGTGCCAGATAG
- a CDS encoding ATP-binding cassette domain-containing protein, whose amino-acid sequence MSGEIILQARGLGISFGGVDAVKAVDFELRQGELRCLIGPNGAGKTTFFRLLSGQYAPTRGAVTFREKPLAGLKPWQIARLGIGIKTQVPSLFEGLSVQENIDMAARRRVRGKAVAGVVTDVLDHIGLGDLRHRACAELAHGQRQWVELGQMLAMKPAVALLDEPAAGMTHSESLKTVEIIRDITQHSAVIVVEHDMDFIRLIGERVTVFERGAVIAEGSFTEISKDPQVRAAYLGRKENADA is encoded by the coding sequence ATGAGCGGCGAGATCATTCTTCAGGCCCGGGGCCTTGGCATCAGCTTTGGCGGTGTCGACGCGGTCAAGGCGGTGGATTTCGAGCTGCGCCAGGGCGAGCTGCGCTGCCTGATCGGGCCGAATGGTGCGGGCAAGACCACCTTCTTCCGGCTGCTCTCGGGCCAGTATGCGCCGACACGCGGCGCGGTGACGTTCAGGGAGAAGCCGCTGGCGGGGCTGAAACCCTGGCAGATCGCCCGGCTCGGGATCGGCATCAAAACCCAGGTGCCCAGCCTTTTCGAGGGGCTGAGCGTTCAGGAAAACATCGACATGGCGGCGCGTCGGCGGGTGCGGGGCAAGGCGGTTGCCGGGGTTGTGACCGATGTACTGGACCATATCGGCCTTGGCGATCTGCGCCATCGCGCCTGTGCTGAACTGGCGCATGGTCAGCGCCAATGGGTCGAACTGGGCCAGATGCTGGCGATGAAACCCGCCGTCGCGCTGCTTGATGAACCGGCGGCGGGCATGACCCATAGCGAGAGCCTGAAAACCGTCGAAATCATCCGCGACATCACACAGCACAGCGCAGTGATCGTGGTCGAACATGACATGGATTTCATCCGCCTGATCGGCGAGCGCGTCACCGTATTCGAGCGCGGCGCAGTGATCGCCGAGGGCAGTTTCACTGAGATCTCAAAGGATCCGCAGGTGCGGGCCGCCTATCTTGGCCGCAAGGAGAATGCAGATGCTTGA